The Mauremys mutica isolate MM-2020 ecotype Southern chromosome 1, ASM2049712v1, whole genome shotgun sequence genome has a segment encoding these proteins:
- the RPL31 gene encoding 60S ribosomal protein L31, with product MAPAKKGGEKKKGRSAINEVVTREYTINIHKRIHGVGFKKRAPRALKEIRKFAMKEMGTPDVRIDTRLNKAVWAKGIRNVPYRIRVRLSRKRNEDEDSPNKLYTLVTYVPVTTFKSLQTVNVDEN from the exons ATGGCTCCAGCAAAGAAAGGTGGAGAAAAGAAGAAGGGGAGATCTGCTATCAATGAGGTGGTGACTCGGGAATATACCATCAACATTCACAAACGGATCCATGGCGT GGGATTCAAGAAACGTGCCCCCCGTGCTCTCAAGGAGATCCGTAAATTTGCAATGAAGGAGATGGGTACTCCTGATGTACGCATTGACACCAGATTGAACAAAGCAGTCTGGGCCAAAGGGATAAG GAATGTTCCCTACCGCATCCGTGTACGTTTATCCAGAAAACGCAATGAGGATGAAGATTCACCCAACAAACTATACACGCTGGTTACCTATGTACCTGTCACCACTTTCAAAA gtcTACAGACAGTCAATGTGGATGAAAACTAA